ATTAGAGCATGAAAATAATATGAATAAGATAATTCATTATATAAGCAGGTACTAAAAAAAGTCAATGGGGAATCACAGAAAAATGCAATACTTATATATAAGAAAAGCCCATGAAGACTTATTTCTGGGGATTTACACGGGTGACGCATAAATCTTATAGAAACAAGTTTTCATGGGCTTGCGGATTTTTTTATGATATTCTTCTACTTTTTCATATGATGAATTTCTTGGATGCTATCAGCTTTCTAAAGCAACTTCAAGTTCTTCCAGCGTTTTCTTCTTGCTTTCCTTACCTAAGAGGATAACGACAGCAGAGATGATGACAAATACCGACGCGAACATCAGGAAAATGGTGTTCATGCCAAAGGCGTTGCCGAGCATTACCCCCACGAGCATCGGGGCGAGCATGCCACCGATACGGCCGAAGCCGGCAGCCCAGCCACTGCCCAGTGCGCGGATGGCGGTCGGGTACTGTTCCGGCGTGTAGGTGTAGATAACACCCCAGGCACCCAGGTTGAAGAAGCTCATGGCCGAACCCCAGGCGAGCAATGCGGTGGAAGTTTCGGCGTTGCCGAAGAAGAAGGAGCAGACACCGGAGAGCAACAGGAACAGAGACAGGGTGTACTTGCGGCCAATCACATCCACGAGCCAGGCGGCGGCATAATAACCGGGCAGTTGCGCCAATGTCATGATGAGCACGTATTCAAAGGTCTTGACCACGGCAAAGCCCTGCGCATAAACGATGGAGGGCAGCCACATGAAGATGCCGTAATAGCTGAAGACGATGCCGAACCAGGCCAGCCAGAGCATGGCCGTGCGGGTGCGGAAGGGAGCGCTCCAGAGAGCGGAGAACTTGGGTTTGGTTTCCGTGCCTTGACTGGAAAGTTTTGACATGTCAACTTCTCCGGTGAAGGGCTTGCTTTCCACGCCTAATTTTCTTTCGAGCATCAGGATGACATCCTGCGCTTCCTTAATGCGGTTTTTCGTCAGCAGGTAGCGGATGGATTCCGGCATGTGCAGGCGAATCAGGAATACATAGAGAGCGGGCAGGGTACCGATGACGAAAGCAATCTGCCAGCCAAAGGCAGGAATCAGAAGATAGGAGATGCAGGCGGCCACCAGCCAGCCCACGCCCCAGAAACTTTCCAAGAGGACGATGAAACGGCCGCGCAGATGTGCCGGAGCGTACTCACTCATGAGGGTGGCGGCAACCGGCAGTTCGCCGCCGAGGCCGAAGCCTACCAGAAAGCGGAATACGAGCAGAGATTCATAGCTCCAGGACAGGGCACACATCCCCGTGGACAAACTGTAGAGGAGCACCGTCAGGGAAAATACCCGCTTGCGGCCAATGCGGTCAGCCAAAGTGCCGGCCAGCACAGCACCCAAGGCCATGCCGATAAGGCCGATGGAACCAATCCAGCCCACCTGCGCAGGCGTAAGCGCCCATTCCTTGGCCAGTACCGGCAGTACGAAGGCGATAAGGCCTGTATCCATGGAGTCAAAAAGCCAGCCCAGACCTGTCAGCAATAAGAGCTTGTAGTGGAAATTCCCCACAGGCAGGGATTCCAGCCGCTGTAAAATCATAATCATACCTCTTTCCTAAAAATAACACGACAACTGTCATGACAATGAAAAATAACAAGTTGCATTATACACTGTCTTGACAGCTGTTGCAAGGGTGTTTTGCGATATGTTTACGAATTTACGTGTTTTTTTTCAAAAAATGTAAACTTTTTTTCCGAAAGTTGTTGCAGTAATTTTTTAGGCTTGTTAAAATGTAAGGTACGAAACTTATTGACCGGAAGAAATTGCGGAAGGATATTCTGCTTGAAAAGGTAGATAAAATAACGGTTCTTAGGGAGGATAAATTAT
The Selenomonas ruminantium AC2024 DNA segment above includes these coding regions:
- a CDS encoding MFS transporter, with the translated sequence MILQRLESLPVGNFHYKLLLLTGLGWLFDSMDTGLIAFVLPVLAKEWALTPAQVGWIGSIGLIGMALGAVLAGTLADRIGRKRVFSLTVLLYSLSTGMCALSWSYESLLVFRFLVGFGLGGELPVAATLMSEYAPAHLRGRFIVLLESFWGVGWLVAACISYLLIPAFGWQIAFVIGTLPALYVFLIRLHMPESIRYLLTKNRIKEAQDVILMLERKLGVESKPFTGEVDMSKLSSQGTETKPKFSALWSAPFRTRTAMLWLAWFGIVFSYYGIFMWLPSIVYAQGFAVVKTFEYVLIMTLAQLPGYYAAAWLVDVIGRKYTLSLFLLLSGVCSFFFGNAETSTALLAWGSAMSFFNLGAWGVIYTYTPEQYPTAIRALGSGWAAGFGRIGGMLAPMLVGVMLGNAFGMNTIFLMFASVFVIISAVVILLGKESKKKTLEELEVALES